From one Erythrobacter sp. HKB08 genomic stretch:
- a CDS encoding VirB4 family type IV secretion/conjugal transfer ATPase yields MSKWIGAAAWSAKEARAGDRLPYARLIDEHTLLLRDGSIMTSIQVPGLLFETEDTDALNAHAGTREVMLRSTLDARFVMYHHVVRRRVEVELDAEFDDPLSAHIDRRWKERLGKGALFINDQFVTLIRRPARGKAGIAERAAKFFKGKRDAEFEYDPKDVRALKAAATGLIASLQSYGATLLGDYEASEGRTNNELLELLSALYNGEMRPVRRPSDETDIGQMLPYRRTSFGLDAMEQRGAGDPDFSAILSLKDYPDATSPGLLDGLLRLPFEMIVTESYAPFERQTARERMDLAIRRLRSADEEAQAERADMLAARDELGAGSVGFGDHHLTVLVRERDLNRLDDASAACAAALADTGAIAVREDTNLEPAFWAQFPGNEGYIVRRSMISSANMASFGSLHGFALGQASGNHWGDAVTLLETTSATPFFFNFHHGDLGNFSVIGPSGSGKTVVMNFLAAQAQKFAPRTILFDKDRGAELFVRGIGGRYDRINAGEPTGFNPLALPDTPVNRAFLRDWLTVLLKAEGPEESATIAAAVDAAYSNDASLRRLRHFKELLSGTRRPEPGDLADRLSAWIGDGEHGWLFDNERDRLDLDNRVLGFDMTALLENPKLRTPTMMYLFHRIDERLDGHPTMILIDEGWKALDDEVFAARIRDWLKTLRKRNALVGFATQSARDALESRISTALVEQTATMVFMPNSRARPEDYCEGFGLTEHELSIIRSLPAHSRCFLVRQPDASVVVRLDLGNAPEVLTILSGREASVRRLDLLREAVGDAPSEWYPALTGHGWPGMGGASENDMWEAAE; encoded by the coding sequence ATGAGCAAATGGATCGGAGCCGCCGCCTGGAGCGCGAAGGAAGCCCGCGCTGGCGACCGGCTGCCATATGCCCGCCTGATCGACGAGCACACGCTGCTGCTGCGTGACGGCTCGATCATGACCTCGATCCAGGTCCCCGGCCTGCTGTTCGAGACCGAGGATACCGACGCGCTCAATGCCCATGCCGGCACGCGCGAGGTGATGCTGCGTTCGACGCTCGATGCGCGCTTCGTGATGTACCACCACGTGGTCCGCCGCCGGGTCGAGGTCGAGCTCGATGCCGAGTTCGACGATCCGCTCTCGGCCCATATCGACCGCCGCTGGAAGGAGCGCCTCGGCAAGGGCGCGCTGTTCATCAACGACCAGTTCGTCACGCTCATCCGCCGCCCGGCGCGCGGCAAGGCGGGCATCGCCGAACGCGCCGCGAAATTCTTCAAGGGCAAGCGCGACGCCGAATTCGAATACGACCCCAAGGACGTGCGCGCGCTCAAGGCTGCCGCGACCGGCCTCATCGCCTCGCTGCAATCCTATGGCGCGACGCTGCTCGGCGACTACGAGGCGAGCGAAGGGCGCACCAACAACGAGCTGCTCGAACTGCTGAGCGCGCTCTACAATGGCGAGATGCGCCCGGTTCGCCGCCCGTCGGACGAGACGGACATCGGCCAGATGCTGCCCTACCGCAGGACCAGTTTCGGCCTCGACGCGATGGAGCAGCGCGGTGCGGGCGATCCCGATTTCTCCGCGATCCTGAGCCTCAAGGATTATCCCGACGCCACCTCGCCCGGCCTGCTCGACGGGCTGCTGCGCCTGCCGTTCGAGATGATCGTGACCGAAAGCTACGCCCCGTTCGAGCGCCAGACCGCGCGCGAGCGGATGGACCTCGCGATCCGGCGCCTGCGTTCGGCCGACGAAGAGGCTCAGGCGGAACGGGCCGACATGCTCGCAGCACGCGACGAGCTTGGCGCAGGCTCGGTCGGCTTCGGCGACCACCACCTGACCGTGCTGGTGCGCGAGCGCGATCTCAACCGCCTCGACGACGCGTCGGCCGCCTGTGCCGCAGCGCTGGCCGACACCGGCGCGATTGCAGTGCGCGAGGACACCAATCTCGAGCCCGCCTTCTGGGCACAGTTCCCGGGCAACGAGGGCTACATCGTGCGCCGCTCGATGATTTCGAGCGCCAACATGGCGAGCTTCGGCTCGCTCCACGGTTTCGCGCTCGGCCAGGCGAGCGGCAATCACTGGGGCGATGCGGTCACGCTGCTGGAGACGACCAGCGCGACGCCGTTCTTCTTCAACTTCCACCACGGCGACCTCGGCAACTTCTCGGTCATCGGGCCGTCGGGTTCGGGCAAGACCGTGGTGATGAACTTCCTCGCCGCGCAGGCGCAGAAGTTCGCACCCCGCACCATCCTGTTCGACAAGGATCGCGGCGCGGAGCTGTTCGTGCGCGGGATCGGCGGACGCTACGACCGTATCAACGCGGGCGAGCCGACCGGCTTCAATCCGCTCGCCTTGCCCGATACGCCGGTCAACCGCGCGTTCCTGCGCGACTGGCTGACCGTGCTGCTGAAGGCCGAAGGGCCGGAAGAAAGCGCGACGATCGCCGCAGCGGTCGACGCCGCTTACTCAAACGATGCCTCGCTGCGGCGCCTGCGCCACTTCAAGGAACTGCTGTCGGGCACGCGGCGACCCGAGCCGGGCGACCTTGCCGATCGCCTTTCCGCGTGGATCGGTGATGGCGAGCACGGCTGGCTGTTCGACAACGAGCGCGACCGGCTCGATCTCGACAACCGCGTGCTCGGTTTCGACATGACCGCGCTGCTCGAGAACCCGAAACTGCGCACCCCGACCATGATGTACCTGTTCCACCGCATCGACGAGCGGCTGGACGGGCACCCGACGATGATCCTGATCGACGAGGGCTGGAAAGCGCTCGACGACGAGGTGTTCGCCGCGCGCATCCGCGACTGGCTCAAGACGCTGCGGAAACGCAACGCGCTGGTCGGTTTCGCGACCCAGTCGGCGCGCGATGCGCTTGAAAGCCGCATCTCGACCGCGCTGGTCGAGCAGACCGCGACCATGGTGTTCATGCCGAACAGCCGTGCGCGACCCGAGGACTATTGCGAAGGCTTTGGCCTGACCGAGCACGAGCTGTCGATCATCCGCTCGCTGCCGGCCCATTCGCGGTGCTTCCTCGTGCGCCAGCCCGATGCGAGCGTCGTGGTGCGCCTCGACCTCGGCAATGCACCGGAAGTGCTGACCATACTTTCGGGCCGCGAGGCTTCGGTCCGCCGTCTCGACCTGCTGCGCGAAGCGGTCGGCGATGCACCGTCCGAATGGTATCCCGCGCTCACCGGACACGGCTGGCCGGGCATGGGCGGCGCAAGTGAAAACGACATGTGGGAGGCGGCCGAGTGA
- a CDS encoding TrbI/VirB10 family protein, which translates to MRLAMRLPAKKSGDETANDVDPRETQSADVIDLASRNAYPSVTQRKNGSDGLGLAAGVAVVALLGFAAFWGMNSARTGGSEEAAVPQQAAAPAPVAQPAAQPVLPTTRQANGVPQPDPAPAAVLARDPRADAMPMGNPYSSPTVVFDASGAPIGSVALPSAAVTGEAVEASGATGSAGDFAARVGGVGGGTAQAKAMVNPQTTVTQGTLIPAVLETAIDTNVPGYVRAVVSQDVRSFDGTRVLVPRSSRLIGQYQSGVQNGQKRAYVIWTRLIRPDGASVTLSSPAVGFDGTTGLAGKVNSNFFQRFGSALLLSVVGGLSAIGSGGSSVVLGGAGQSAAAAAVQQDSQIGPTIRVRMGEPIRVFTARDLDFSSVE; encoded by the coding sequence ATGCGCCTTGCCATGCGTCTTCCGGCCAAGAAATCGGGCGATGAAACCGCCAACGACGTCGATCCGCGCGAAACTCAGAGCGCCGATGTCATCGACCTCGCGAGCCGCAATGCCTACCCCTCGGTCACGCAGCGCAAGAACGGGTCCGACGGTCTCGGCCTCGCTGCCGGCGTCGCCGTCGTGGCCCTGCTCGGTTTCGCCGCCTTTTGGGGCATGAACAGCGCGCGCACCGGCGGTTCGGAAGAGGCTGCGGTGCCACAGCAGGCGGCAGCGCCCGCTCCGGTCGCTCAGCCGGCAGCGCAGCCTGTCCTTCCGACCACGCGCCAGGCCAACGGCGTGCCGCAGCCCGATCCCGCTCCGGCGGCAGTCCTCGCGCGCGATCCGCGTGCGGACGCGATGCCGATGGGCAATCCCTATTCCTCGCCGACGGTCGTCTTCGATGCGAGCGGGGCTCCGATCGGTTCGGTCGCTCTGCCCTCTGCGGCGGTGACCGGCGAAGCGGTCGAAGCTTCGGGCGCGACCGGCTCTGCTGGCGACTTCGCCGCGCGTGTCGGCGGTGTCGGTGGCGGCACGGCGCAGGCCAAGGCGATGGTCAATCCGCAGACCACGGTGACGCAGGGCACGCTCATTCCCGCAGTCCTCGAAACCGCGATCGATACCAATGTGCCGGGCTATGTCCGCGCAGTGGTGAGCCAGGACGTGCGCAGCTTCGACGGCACCCGCGTCCTCGTCCCGCGTTCGAGCCGCCTGATCGGCCAGTACCAGTCGGGCGTGCAGAACGGCCAGAAGCGCGCTTATGTGATCTGGACGCGCCTGATCCGTCCGGATGGCGCATCGGTTACCCTGTCCTCGCCCGCTGTCGGCTTCGACGGCACGACCGGGCTTGCGGGCAAGGTCAATTCGAATTTCTTCCAGCGCTTCGGTTCGGCGCTGCTCCTCTCCGTAGTCGGCGGCCTTTCGGCCATCGGCTCGGGCGGCAGCTCGGTCGTGCTTGGCGGCGCGGGCCAGTCGGCAGCAGCAGCGGCAGTCCAGCAGGACAGCCAGATCGGCCCGACGATCCGCGTGCGCATGGGCGAACCGATCCGCGTCTTCACCGCGCGCGATCTCGACTTCAGTTCGGTCGAGTAA
- a CDS encoding TrbG/VirB9 family P-type conjugative transfer protein yields MIRASFTALALILVSAPALADDPRLVERLYDPNEIVRIDGKTKVQATIKFDPEERIENVAIGDSNAWQVTPNKRANLLFVKPLSPNARTNLTVITDKHTYLFDLVASPSAKPLYVLSFTYPEPPEVEEDEAQLAAAAETANSIEMAAASDPYAVVDPASLNFDWESEGNRKLFPSQTYDDGTATFLAWPTGAAVPAILVKDEEGTEGPVNFTVRGDTVIVEGVYREIILRSGDDVATLTNTGPVRASAQSGNIQRGG; encoded by the coding sequence ATGATTCGCGCAAGCTTTACCGCGCTTGCTCTCATCCTCGTCTCGGCCCCGGCGCTGGCCGACGATCCGCGCTTGGTCGAACGTCTCTACGATCCAAACGAGATCGTCCGCATCGACGGCAAGACCAAGGTGCAGGCGACGATCAAGTTCGACCCGGAAGAGCGGATCGAGAACGTCGCGATCGGCGACAGCAATGCCTGGCAGGTGACGCCGAACAAGCGCGCGAACCTGCTGTTCGTGAAGCCGCTCTCACCCAATGCGCGCACGAACCTGACGGTCATTACCGACAAGCACACCTACCTGTTCGATCTCGTCGCCAGCCCCTCGGCCAAGCCGCTCTACGTGCTCAGCTTCACCTATCCCGAACCGCCCGAGGTCGAGGAAGACGAAGCCCAGCTGGCTGCGGCGGCGGAGACCGCCAATTCGATCGAGATGGCCGCCGCGAGCGATCCCTATGCAGTGGTCGACCCGGCAAGCCTCAATTTCGACTGGGAAAGTGAAGGCAATCGCAAGCTCTTCCCGAGCCAGACCTATGACGATGGCACCGCGACCTTCCTCGCCTGGCCGACCGGTGCCGCCGTACCGGCGATCCTCGTGAAGGACGAAGAGGGCACAGAAGGCCCGGTCAACTTCACGGTTCGCGGCGACACGGTGATCGTCGAGGGCGTCTATCGCGAAATCATCCTGCGTTCGGGCGATGACGTCGCCACGCTGACCAACACCGGGCCGGTCCGCGCCTCCGCCCAGTCCGGTAACATCCAGAGGGGAGGGTAA
- a CDS encoding TrbC/VirB2 family protein yields the protein MRFLSRLAAASLLAVPSAAFAQSADPAGSGPIVAALGWLQGTLLGNVATAVAVMAVAAVGFMMLTGRLNWRFGATVIIGCFILFGAASIVAGIQGAAGG from the coding sequence ATGCGTTTTCTTTCCCGTCTTGCCGCGGCATCGCTTCTCGCCGTCCCCAGTGCAGCTTTCGCGCAGAGCGCCGATCCGGCCGGCTCGGGCCCGATCGTCGCCGCTCTCGGCTGGCTGCAGGGCACTCTGCTCGGCAATGTCGCGACCGCAGTCGCGGTGATGGCCGTTGCCGCCGTCGGCTTCATGATGCTGACCGGCCGCCTCAACTGGCGTTTCGGTGCGACCGTCATCATCGGTTGCTTTATCCTGTTCGGTGCCGCCTCGATCGTCGCCGGCATCCAGGGCGCTGCAGGGGGCTGA
- a CDS encoding lytic transglycosylase domain-containing protein, which translates to MILWSRLRLAITAGLALTAAPAWADVMEISDGETRWVAGGPVVVGGEAAAQGVAVPAVELSADFAVPPEAIADAAGQAGLVPAEYMAKVYELSQRFDLSPALIEAVVWQESRWRHNAVSHAGARGLAQLMPGTARYLGVDPDDPFANLEGGARYLREQLDRFDGDLEKALAAYNAGPGRVEAAGGIPRIRETQLYVAAIMGRLSNYSRSAQ; encoded by the coding sequence ATGATTCTTTGGTCGAGGCTCCGACTTGCGATCACCGCAGGTTTGGCGCTGACGGCTGCCCCGGCATGGGCGGACGTGATGGAAATCAGTGATGGCGAGACCCGCTGGGTGGCCGGCGGCCCTGTCGTCGTGGGCGGCGAAGCGGCCGCGCAGGGCGTTGCCGTTCCCGCCGTCGAACTCTCCGCCGATTTCGCCGTTCCGCCCGAAGCAATCGCCGATGCCGCTGGCCAGGCTGGCCTCGTTCCGGCCGAATACATGGCCAAGGTTTACGAGCTTTCGCAGCGCTTCGATCTCAGCCCCGCGCTGATCGAGGCCGTCGTCTGGCAGGAAAGCCGCTGGCGCCACAATGCGGTCTCGCATGCCGGTGCGCGCGGGCTGGCCCAGCTGATGCCGGGAACGGCGCGTTATCTCGGCGTCGATCCCGACGATCCATTTGCCAATCTCGAAGGCGGTGCGCGCTACCTTCGCGAACAGCTCGACCGTTTCGACGGCGACCTGGAAAAGGCTCTCGCCGCCTACAATGCCGGCCCTGGCAGGGTCGAGGCTGCAGGCGGCATCCCGCGCATTCGCGAAACCCAGCTTTACGTCGCGGCCATCATGGGTCGTTTGTCGAACTATTCCCGGAGTGCTCAATAA
- a CDS encoding TetR/AcrR family transcriptional regulator: protein MGRRSDHSPQELRELLLEKGQELMAEVGYARFSGREVAKRAGYSVGTIYNVFGSLDDLLAAINTRTFGLWANWLERELADGGKDRIASLVRGYFDFAVAHPNLWSAIYEHRVSPEKGLSEEDLAGRAVLTGIVEEEVAAVLPPDTDLDTGRYARSLIASVHGHCSYAVTGSFALLDETDPVGSALERVRESLRQNGAKLGLQS from the coding sequence ATGGGACGCCGGTCGGATCACTCACCGCAGGAACTGCGCGAGCTGCTGCTCGAAAAGGGGCAGGAGCTGATGGCGGAGGTCGGCTATGCGCGCTTTTCCGGCCGAGAGGTAGCCAAGCGCGCGGGCTATTCGGTCGGAACGATCTACAATGTCTTCGGCTCGCTCGACGACCTGCTGGCGGCGATCAACACGCGCACCTTCGGACTATGGGCGAACTGGCTGGAGCGCGAGCTGGCGGACGGCGGCAAGGATCGTATCGCAAGCCTCGTGCGCGGCTATTTCGATTTCGCGGTCGCCCATCCCAATCTTTGGTCGGCGATCTACGAACACAGGGTTTCGCCGGAAAAGGGCTTGTCGGAAGAGGACCTCGCCGGGCGCGCGGTCCTGACCGGGATCGTCGAGGAGGAAGTCGCGGCCGTACTTCCGCCAGACACGGACCTCGACACAGGGCGTTACGCGCGATCGCTGATCGCATCGGTGCACGGGCATTGCAGCTATGCCGTGACCGGCAGCTTCGCCTTGCTCGACGAAACCGATCCCGTCGGCAGCGCGCTCGAAAGGGTTAGGGAATCCCTGCGCCAGAACGGCGCGAAATTAGGTTTGCAGAGCTAA
- a CDS encoding type IV secretion system protein codes for MSAACDQAKAEVGNGVAAALRAVDCTANEVTASAFGRLFAPGGALGPTLSILLAIFIALFAIALMLGRTNLSVRSLVPRMVTLGLVLTFATSWAAYQGIVWNLAIFAPDYLASVLTGTDGSATAVFAQKLDIVFVAIEQATQGGAPGVASANGQGAEIGSEITAFSPKGILWMGAMILLLGTVGVLVTARIALAVLVALGPIFVVLALFPATRGLFVGWLKGVVMLALTPLLAVIGGGVMLELSVPILSSLSQVPGEVGTRPAVAFFLIGAVHAALMVITLKVAGTMVAGWRVFGLVPDAANKGSDMAASTRAPAAGATTQVQSTAQAAGMSNPPRRIAVSGVTPAAAANDASSGGSSVTRRETKVFATSSGSGRVQATSNGVSRAHGIGSRFRPANSRQTEKVK; via the coding sequence GTGAGTGCCGCCTGCGACCAGGCAAAAGCCGAAGTCGGCAACGGCGTAGCGGCGGCGCTGCGCGCGGTCGACTGCACGGCGAACGAGGTTACCGCCTCGGCCTTTGGTCGCCTGTTCGCGCCCGGCGGCGCGCTCGGTCCGACGCTGAGCATCCTGCTCGCGATCTTCATCGCGCTGTTCGCCATCGCGCTGATGCTGGGCCGCACGAACCTGTCGGTCCGTTCGCTCGTCCCGCGCATGGTGACGCTCGGCCTCGTGCTGACCTTCGCCACCAGTTGGGCGGCTTACCAAGGCATCGTGTGGAACCTCGCGATCTTCGCGCCCGACTATCTCGCCAGCGTGCTGACCGGGACCGATGGTTCGGCCACGGCCGTCTTCGCGCAGAAGCTCGACATCGTGTTCGTCGCGATCGAGCAGGCGACGCAGGGCGGTGCGCCCGGTGTCGCTTCGGCCAATGGGCAGGGCGCCGAGATCGGTTCGGAGATTACAGCCTTCTCGCCCAAGGGCATCTTGTGGATGGGCGCGATGATCCTGCTGCTCGGCACGGTCGGCGTGCTGGTGACGGCGCGCATCGCGCTTGCCGTGCTGGTGGCGCTCGGTCCGATCTTCGTCGTGCTCGCGCTTTTCCCGGCGACCCGCGGGCTGTTCGTCGGCTGGCTCAAGGGCGTGGTGATGCTCGCGCTGACCCCGCTGCTGGCGGTGATCGGCGGGGGCGTGATGCTCGAACTGAGCGTGCCGATCCTCTCCAGCCTCAGCCAGGTTCCCGGCGAAGTCGGCACGCGCCCGGCCGTCGCGTTCTTCCTGATCGGCGCAGTCCATGCGGCGCTTATGGTCATCACACTCAAGGTCGCAGGCACGATGGTTGCCGGATGGCGCGTCTTCGGCCTCGTACCCGATGCCGCCAACAAGGGCTCCGACATGGCTGCAAGCACCCGTGCTCCGGCTGCAGGCGCGACGACGCAGGTCCAGTCGACCGCACAGGCCGCAGGCATGTCCAACCCGCCGCGCCGCATTGCCGTGTCGGGCGTCACGCCAGCTGCAGCCGCCAACGATGCGAGCAGTGGCGGCTCCAGCGTTACAAGGCGCGAGACCAAGGTCTTCGCCACCTCTTCAGGATCGGGTCGGGTCCAGGCAACTAGCAATGGCGTCTCGCGAGCGCATGGCATCGGCAGCCGGTTCCGCCCCGCGAATTCCCGCCAAACGGAGAAAGTGAAATGA
- a CDS encoding DUF2339 domain-containing protein: MTIFLLFVLGIAVAYLWTRYDAMARDYRALEQRLDAAEWRLGQAQPSTEPQEEPVAEPVEAPRAEAAKRTFVPQMRSRPATPEPHGDERPRVTGSKVPAIKLPSFDFEDIFGRLLPIWAGGVALALAGFFLVRYSIEAGLLGPSVRVILGFLFGTLLLGGAELAYRQEKRIADERVRQALAGAGLATLYASFYMAGSLYGLIGPAVAFLGLAAVTAGAIALSFRFGLPSAILGLVGGFAAPALVASDETNLPLLSLYLALVTGGLSYAGQKQGRSWLGIAALGGGLGWGALILLTDVTGVSDIAAYGLYLVMLGAVIPAFTHGPSVHPAIRLGAAALAAVQMAAMVSLNGHEPLGWGLYLLLGATLVVFAWRDARLREAVAFAAAVAVVMLGLWSDAANGEFLAVMLGIAAVFTLVPLVDIWRGRGRAIDFAQIAGVSAALAAFVDLQFAYEWSLTARAALLAGLAALPAAAAVRPLQEREDKLGWAGNAVIAVAATICAGALLTLLPDWADVFGVAPVATGLAVLASRRDDNLLRTSGWLAIFATLVALGSDWMVGDEFERLVTIQPATFDGYSLLRWAALLPAPLAYALLAKTGRTRTAGEIVGALAVYGLIAQFLPGDALAWATAAIGIGVLFLQRERLAAAATAVALAAAWALIPVGNWLELGLQSLAGNAFLRPVQPDLASVALRILPFAASAAAFGALSNDARLRATGFTAAGAMAAIALHLAYKQLFGIGIPAEFTQLGMAERTVWQVALVGAGWAVWKFASKAEWSRWAASALATTGLAHFALYSLGWHNPAFTAQAVGSLPVLNLLLPAFGAAIAAIILLRDIWSENRIAMKRIADGAIMLLVTLGALGLLRQGFSGTFLIGPPLGTVVGETESLLRSLLGIVLALGFLGWGTRTDSRSWRVGSLVLMLLAVLKVFLFDTAGLEGLLRIASFMALGFSLIGIGWFYTRQLRGSGKGPEVEAAG; the protein is encoded by the coding sequence ATGACGATCTTTCTGCTGTTCGTTCTCGGTATCGCGGTTGCCTATCTCTGGACCCGCTACGACGCGATGGCGCGCGACTATCGCGCACTCGAACAGCGGCTGGATGCCGCCGAATGGCGGCTCGGGCAGGCGCAACCGTCCACGGAGCCGCAGGAAGAACCCGTGGCCGAACCGGTCGAGGCGCCCAGGGCCGAAGCGGCCAAGCGAACCTTCGTGCCGCAGATGCGATCACGACCGGCGACACCGGAACCGCACGGCGACGAGCGGCCGCGCGTCACCGGGTCGAAGGTTCCGGCAATCAAGCTCCCCAGCTTCGATTTCGAGGATATTTTCGGCCGCCTCCTGCCGATCTGGGCGGGCGGCGTCGCGCTCGCGCTCGCGGGCTTTTTCCTCGTCCGCTACTCGATCGAGGCGGGGCTCTTAGGTCCGAGCGTGCGCGTTATCCTCGGCTTCCTCTTCGGCACGCTCCTGCTGGGCGGGGCGGAACTCGCCTACCGCCAGGAAAAGCGCATCGCCGACGAACGGGTGCGCCAGGCGCTCGCCGGAGCCGGTCTCGCGACGCTTTATGCAAGCTTCTACATGGCCGGATCGCTTTACGGTCTGATCGGTCCTGCCGTTGCATTCCTCGGCCTCGCCGCAGTGACTGCGGGTGCGATCGCGCTTTCGTTCCGCTTCGGCCTGCCGAGCGCTATCCTCGGGCTGGTCGGCGGTTTCGCCGCGCCCGCGCTGGTGGCGAGCGATGAGACCAACCTGCCGCTTCTCTCGCTCTACCTGGCGCTGGTCACGGGAGGGCTGAGCTACGCCGGTCAGAAGCAGGGACGCAGCTGGCTCGGCATCGCAGCGCTAGGAGGCGGCCTCGGCTGGGGCGCGCTCATCCTGCTGACCGATGTCACCGGGGTGAGCGACATTGCCGCCTACGGCCTCTATCTCGTCATGCTCGGCGCGGTGATCCCCGCCTTTACGCATGGCCCGAGCGTCCATCCGGCCATCCGGCTCGGGGCGGCCGCGCTCGCGGCGGTGCAGATGGCGGCGATGGTATCGCTGAACGGACACGAGCCGCTCGGCTGGGGGCTCTACCTGCTACTCGGCGCGACGCTGGTCGTCTTCGCATGGCGCGATGCAAGGCTGCGCGAGGCAGTCGCCTTTGCCGCGGCGGTCGCTGTCGTCATGCTCGGCCTGTGGAGCGATGCTGCGAATGGCGAATTCCTCGCGGTCATGCTGGGTATCGCAGCCGTGTTCACGCTCGTACCGCTGGTCGATATCTGGCGGGGGCGCGGGCGAGCGATCGACTTTGCCCAGATAGCCGGCGTTTCGGCAGCTCTCGCCGCATTCGTCGATCTGCAATTCGCATACGAATGGTCGCTTACAGCGCGTGCCGCCCTGCTTGCTGGCCTCGCTGCCCTGCCTGCAGCCGCCGCCGTCAGGCCTTTGCAGGAGCGCGAGGACAAACTCGGCTGGGCAGGGAATGCGGTTATCGCAGTGGCGGCTACAATTTGCGCGGGCGCTCTCCTGACGCTGCTGCCGGACTGGGCCGATGTCTTCGGCGTCGCACCTGTCGCGACCGGTCTTGCAGTCCTCGCTTCGCGGCGTGACGACAATCTGCTGCGGACGAGCGGCTGGCTGGCGATCTTCGCCACTTTGGTCGCGCTCGGCTCCGACTGGATGGTCGGGGACGAGTTCGAACGTCTCGTCACCATCCAGCCGGCGACGTTCGATGGCTATTCGTTGCTTCGCTGGGCGGCCCTGCTGCCTGCGCCGCTCGCCTATGCGCTGCTCGCGAAGACCGGGCGAACGCGCACTGCGGGCGAGATCGTCGGCGCACTGGCGGTCTACGGCCTGATTGCGCAATTCCTGCCCGGTGACGCGCTCGCCTGGGCCACTGCCGCGATTGGCATCGGAGTTCTGTTCCTCCAGCGGGAAAGGCTCGCGGCAGCAGCGACGGCAGTCGCCCTTGCCGCCGCCTGGGCGCTTATTCCGGTCGGAAACTGGCTCGAGCTGGGCCTCCAGTCACTGGCCGGCAATGCCTTCCTGCGCCCCGTCCAGCCGGACCTGGCGAGCGTTGCCTTGCGCATATTGCCTTTCGCCGCCTCCGCTGCTGCCTTTGGCGCGCTTTCGAATGACGCGCGGCTGCGCGCTACCGGTTTCACTGCGGCAGGCGCGATGGCGGCGATCGCTCTCCACCTTGCCTACAAGCAGCTGTTCGGTATCGGCATCCCGGCAGAGTTTACCCAGCTTGGCATGGCCGAGCGAACCGTGTGGCAGGTCGCGCTCGTCGGCGCAGGCTGGGCCGTGTGGAAATTCGCGAGCAAGGCCGAGTGGTCGCGCTGGGCTGCGAGTGCGCTCGCAACAACCGGCCTTGCGCATTTCGCCCTCTACTCGCTCGGCTGGCACAACCCGGCTTTCACCGCGCAAGCTGTCGGCTCGCTCCCGGTGCTGAACCTCCTGCTGCCGGCGTTTGGCGCGGCTATCGCGGCGATCATCCTCTTGCGGGATATCTGGTCGGAAAATCGTATCGCAATGAAGCGCATCGCCGATGGCGCGATCATGCTGCTCGTTACGCTGGGTGCGCTGGGCCTCTTGCGACAGGGCTTCTCGGGCACGTTCCTGATCGGTCCGCCGCTCGGCACGGTCGTCGGCGAGACCGAGAGCCTGCTGCGCTCGTTGCTCGGCATCGTGCTTGCGCTCGGCTTCCTCGGCTGGGGCACGCGCACGGACAGCCGCAGCTGGCGAGTGGGATCGCTCGTCCTCATGTTGCTGGCCGTGCTCAAGGTCTTCCTGTTCGACACGGCAGGCCTCGAAGGACTGCTTCGCATCGCCTCCTTCATGGCATTGGGCTTCAGCCTGATCGGCATCGGATGGTTCTACACGCGGCAATTGCGCGGAAGCGGAAAAGGACCGGAAGTCGAAGCGGCTGGCTGA
- a CDS encoding type IV secretion system protein VirB3 — translation MDALVRHPVHRALTRPQMFAGVTYNYFIINMMVTTELFLIFQSFWSLIGAVVMHVIGYLACLREPRIFDLWITKVSKCPRVKNWKRWGCNSYAP, via the coding sequence ATGGACGCGCTCGTTCGGCATCCCGTGCACCGTGCGCTGACGCGCCCGCAGATGTTTGCGGGCGTGACCTACAATTATTTCATCATCAACATGATGGTGACGACCGAACTGTTCCTCATCTTCCAGAGCTTCTGGTCGCTGATCGGTGCGGTCGTCATGCATGTCATCGGTTATCTCGCGTGCCTGCGCGAACCGCGGATCTTCGACCTGTGGATCACCAAGGTCAGCAAGTGCCCGCGAGTGAAGAACTGGAAGCGCTGGGGCTGCAACAGCTACGCGCCCTGA